Proteins encoded in a region of the Rutidosis leptorrhynchoides isolate AG116_Rl617_1_P2 chromosome 9, CSIRO_AGI_Rlap_v1, whole genome shotgun sequence genome:
- the LOC139868575 gene encoding uncharacterized protein, translated as MDLVLQRRATKSVRPVKPKILWKKLNGEKAEYFKTSVSHVDADQMWNRLASTIREVAKEALGVAVGTSRGHKSDRESWWISDEVQIKVALKQLRKLDSKEEVNDINRIAKARERRRRDLDSIKCIKEEVGQTLVKEDEIRKRREWYFSSLFIGERSGHLEDLQEFDIEQSQNNMDCERINQKEVRVALRKMGRNKAVGPDQIPIEAWSSKMPMEWRLSETIPIYKNKGNAQICGSYRGIKLLSHTTKLWERVIETRLRRITSISENQFGFMPGRSSIDLIHIIRNLMEKYREKK; from the exons ATGGATTTGGTTCTCCAGAGACGGGCCACCAAGAGTGTGAGACCCGTTAAACCTAAAATCTTGTGGAAGAAGTTGAACGGAGAGAAGGCAGAGTATTTTAAAACCTCGGTATCCCACGTTGACGCGGATCAGATGTGGAATCGTCTGGCGTCCACCATTAGAGAAGTAGCCAAGGAAGCTTTGGGTGTGGCAGTAGGAACATCGAGAGGACACAAGTCTGATAGAGAATCATGGTGGATTAGTGATGAGGTTCAAATCAAAGTCGCGCTTAAACAActaag GAAACTAGACTCCAAAGAGGAAGTAAACGATATCAAcaggatagccaaagctagggagcgaaggCGCAGGGATCTTGATAGCATCAAGTGTATCAAAGAAGAAGTTGGTCAAACCTTAGTAAAGGAAGACGAAATTAGGAAAAGAAGGGAATGGTATTTCTCATCTCTTTTCATTGGGGAAAGATCTGGGCATCTCGAAGATCTGCAAGAGTTTGATATAGAACAATCCCAGAACAACATGGATTGTGAGAGGATCAACCAAAAGGAAGTACGAGTGGCACTACGAAAGATGGGAAGAAATAAAGCTGTGGGACCGGACCAGATCCCCATTGAGGCGTGGAG CTCTaaaatgcctatggaatggagactaAGTGAGACTATCCCCATCTATAAGAACAAGGGGAATGCTCAAATATGCGGTAGTTATAGAGGCATAAAACTACTTAGTCATACTACGAAGCTGTGGGAGAGAGTGATAGAGACTAGACTTCGACGCATAACAAGTatttcggagaaccaatttggtttcatgccagggcgctcATCGATTGATCTAATTCATATTATTAGGAACCTGatggagaagtatagagaaaaAAAATAA
- the LOC139868576 gene encoding uncharacterized protein, with protein MVFIDLEKAYDCFPRNLIWKTLNARSIPSKYISVIRDMYEGAKSCVGTHVGNTEAFPIEVGLHQGSTVSPFLFALILGELSRGIQECIPWCMIFADDIVLVSESKEEINRRLEQWRVALESNGLKVSRQKMEYLRCDFHRNDDEQDDGVNICIGDQILHPQTSFRCPGSVLHKSGRIDEDVSHRIRVGWVKWRAATRKKDNKKEEREREESEVVIKGDGLDCKFMVAGWRFSGVGDGSSRCCLWVLGSSDRNSNKRKMIVVVVVLQLSSSSSTI; from the exons ATGGTTTTCATTGACTTGGAAAAGGCCTACGATTGCTTTCCACGAAACTTGATTTGGAAAACCCTTAATGCTAGAAGTATCCCAAGTAAATATATTAGTGTTATTAGGGATATGTACGAAGGGGCAAAGTCTTGCGTTGGGACGCATGTGGGAAATACCGAAGCTTTCCCAATAGAAGTAGGTTTGCATCAGGGATCGACTGttagcccttttcttttcgctttgatccttgGCGAACTTTCTCGAGGGATACAAGAGTGTATCCCTTGGTGCatgatttttgccgatgatattgtgctTGTTTCTGAATCTAAGGAGGAGATAAATAGAAGACTGGAGCAATGGAGGGTGGCCTTAGAAAGCAATGGTCTTAAAGTTAGTAGACAAAAAATGGAATATCTAAGATGTGATTTCCATAGGAACGATGATGAACAAGATGATGGAGTAAACATCTGCATTGGAGACCAGATCCTGCATCCACAAACTTCGTTTAGATGTCCAGGCTCGGTGCTTCACAAATCAGGGAGGATAGATGAAGACGTATCGCATCGCATTAGAGTAGGATGGGTGAAGTGGAGGGCAGCGACTAGA AAGAAAGACAATaagaaagaagagagagagagagaagagagtgaGGTTGTGATTAAAGGTGACGGTttggattgtaagttcatggtggcTGG ATGGCGGTTTAGTGGTGTTGGTGATGGGAGTTCGCGGTGCTGTTTATGGGTGCTTGGTTCGTCGGATAGAAATAGCAACAAAAGAAAAATGATAGTGGTGGTGGTAGTTTTGCAGCTATCAAGTAGTAGCAGCACAATTTGA